In Magnetococcales bacterium, the genomic stretch GACTGGTCTTCGACCCGGTCAAGGATGAACTTTTTGCCGCCGAGAGAGGCCGGGGGGCCTTTCTCAACGACCGGCGCATCCGGGTTGCCAACACCAGATCTTTGGCCGATGCCTTTCTGGTTACCGGTTTTCCAGTCCATAACAGGGCTTTGCGTCCCCTCTATCTCCAGTCCTTCACGACACTCCTGATGGCGAGTGGTCCAGGTGTGCGACGCACCGGCAGTGCCGCCCTCGATCTGGCCTATACGGCTGCCGGACGTTTCGATGGCTTCTGGGAACTGGACCTCAATCCCTGGGATATTGCCGCCGGTGCCCTCCTCGTGCGGGAGGCCGGCGGTTTCGTCTCCGATCTCAATGGCGAAAATGGTTTTCTTGAATCCGGTGACATCCTGGCCGCCAATCCCCCCCTGCACGCCGAACTTTTGGCAACCATCCGCAGTTCCGGATTGTCCTCGCCAGCGGTCGGGCGTATCAGGTGAATATAAAAATACTTTGAATATGAGTATTTATTGGGGCTTCGCCCCAGACCCCACTGGGGCGTTGCCCCAGACCCCACTGGGGCGTTGCCCCAGACCCCACTGGGGGAAGAATCCCCCAGACCCCCTCTTTTCTTTCATTCGTTTTTTTTTGGGAGGATCCCATGACTCTGAAAAACTGGGTGCGGCCCAACATTCTGGCCATGGCCGGGTACGTCCCGGGAGAACAGCCCGCCGCCGGTCAACCCGTGATCAAGCTCAACACCAATGAAAACCCCTATGGACCACCGGACGTGGTCCGCCAGGCCATCGTCGCCGCAGCAGGCGAAACCCTGCGCCTCTATCCACCCCCCGATGCCAAACCGGTCCGGGAGGCGGCAGCCCTGGCTTATGGCGTCCAACCCGAACAGGTGGTGGTCGGCAATGGTTCGGATGATCTCCTGACCATGATTCTGCGTCTGTTCGCAGACACGGATCGCATCGTGGCCGCCCCGGATCCCACCTACACCCTGTATGAACCCCTGACCCGAATGCAGAACGGACGCTATGTCGCCGTCCCCTGGGAAGCCGATCTCTCCCTGCCGGTGGCCAAACTGGCCGC encodes the following:
- a CDS encoding inositol monophosphatase, with product MQQSPILTVAIRAARKAGSIALRHFDRRDELTIREKHPHDFVSDADTHVEKEILYHLRKAYPQHGILAEESAFDNKLRQGAYWIIDPIDGTTNFLHGIPHFSISIALAQDDQIMAGLVFDPVKDELFAAERGRGAFLNDRRIRVANTRSLADAFLVTGFPVHNRALRPLYLQSFTTLLMASGPGVRRTGSAALDLAYTAAGRFDGFWELDLNPWDIAAGALLVREAGGFVSDLNGENGFLESGDILAANPPLHAELLATIRSSGLSSPAVGRIR